In one Alnus glutinosa chromosome 14, dhAlnGlut1.1, whole genome shotgun sequence genomic region, the following are encoded:
- the LOC133857967 gene encoding stress enhanced protein 2, chloroplastic, producing MASTARAIHCGLRSQNPALTRREPAVPVQVQVPAPKAKPADSDGAKIVLQPRLCNLRSYGSDRVGVIRTRRDGGDGVGDVSPFFATLSEYIESSKKSHDFEIISGRLAMIIFAATVTMELVTGNSLFRKMDLQGIAEAGGLCLGAVTCAATFAWFSSARNKVGRIFSIGCNTFIDSLIDQIVDGLFYEGDPGDWSDEI from the exons ATGGCCTCGACGGCGCGTGCAATACACTGCGGGCTTAGGTCACAGAACCCCGCTCTTACGAGGAGAGAACCGGCGGTTCCGGTCCAGGTTCAGGTTCCGGCTCCGAAAGCCAAGCCGGCCGATTCGGATGGAGCGAAGATCGTGTTGCAGCCTCGGTTGTGTAATCTGAGATCGTACGGCTCGGATCGGGTCGGGGTGATTAGGACGAGGAGGGACGGTGGAGATGGAGTTGGTGACGTGTCTCCGTTCTTTGCGACTCTTTCGGAGTATATAGAGAGCTCGAAGAAGAGCCATGACTTTGAGATCATCTCCGGTCGGCTGGCCATG ATTATTTTTGCAGCAACAGTGACAATGGAGTTGGTGACTGGGAACTCGTTATTCAGAAAGATGGATCTTCAAGGCATTGCTGAAGCGGGTGGGTTGTGTTTGGGGGCTGTTACTTGTGCTGCTACCTTTGCATGGTTCTCCAGCGCCCGAAATAAAGTGGGTCGGATTTTCAGCATCGGCTGTAACACATTTATTGATTCGCTAATCGATCAGATCGTCGATGGCTTATTCTATGAAGGTGATCCCGGCGATTGGTCTGATGAGATTTGA